In Odontesthes bonariensis isolate fOdoBon6 chromosome 20, fOdoBon6.hap1, whole genome shotgun sequence, a genomic segment contains:
- the tram1 gene encoding translocating chain-associated membrane protein 1, producing the protein MGIRKKTNKNPPVLSHEFVIQNHADIVSCVAMVFLLGLMFEVTSKFAVLFITVQYNVTISTNEAPEETAVNYFHHGIKDLATIFFYMLVAIIMHAIIQEYVLDKLNRKKHFSKTKHSKFNESGQLSAFYLFSFGWGTSILLSENFLSKPVTLWEGYPHTLMPFQMKFYFICQLGYWLHALPELYFQKTKKEDIPRQLVYIFLYLVHIAGAYILNLNRLGLVLLVLHYFVELLFHVSRLVYFSNENRQMGFTIWAVLFVLGRLLTLSLSVLTVGFGLSTAENQGFNLAAGNFNVLVVRVTVLAAICLTQAFMMWKFINFQLRRWREHAQAQSLKKKPAPPKGKSKKDKANGVNGVNSNGADSPRARKEKSS; encoded by the exons ATGGGGATTCGAAAGAAGACCAACAAAAACCCGCCGGTGTTAAGCCACGAGTTTGTCATCCAGAACCATGCAGATATTGTTTCCTGTGTTGCTATGGTGTTCCTCCTCGGGCTGATGTTTGAG GTCACCTCGAAGTTTGCAGTATTATTCATAACTGTCCAGTACAATGTGACCATCTCAACTAACG AAGCCCCAGAGGAGACGGCTGTGAACTACTTCCACCATGGCATCAAGGACTTGGCTACCATCTTCTTCTATATGCTGGTGGCCATCATCATGCATGCCATCATCCAGGAGTACGTGCTTGAT AAACTCAACAGAAAGAAGCACTTCTCCAAAACCAAGCACAGCAAGTTTAATGAGTCGGGCCAGCTCAGCGCCTTCTACTTATTCTCCTTCGGCTGGGGAACAAGCATTTTGCTCTCA gaaaacTTCCTGTCCAAACCAGTCACCCTGTGGGAGGGTTATCCACATACACTGATGCC GTTCCAAATGAAATTCTACTTCATCTGTCAACTGGGCTACTGGCTACATGCTCTCCCAGAGCTGTATttccaaaagacaaaaaaa GAGGATATTCCACGCCAGCTTGTGTACATCTTCCTGTACCTGGTCCACATCGCTGGCGCCTACATTCTGAA tCTGAACCGCCTGGGCCTGGTCCTGCTGGTGTTGCACTACTTTGTCGAGCTCCTGTTCCACGTTTCCCGCCTGGTCTACTTCAGCAACGAGAACAGGCAAATGGG ATTCACCATATGGGCCGTCTTGTTTGTCCTCGGGCGGTTGCTCACCCTGTCCTTGTCCGTCCTCACCGTGGGCTTTGGCCTCTCCACAGCTGAGAATCAAGGCTTCAATTTGGCTGCAGGGAACTTTAATGTTCTCGTTGTTCG GGTAACTGTCCTGGCTGCTATCTGCCTCACGCAGGCCTTCATGATGTGGAAGTTCATCAACTTTCAGTTGCGCCGATGGAGAGAGCACGCCCAGGCTCAGTCCCTGAAAAAGAAACCAGCTCCCCCTAAGGGCAAATCAAAGAAAGACAAAG cCAATGGAGTAAATGGAGTGAACTCTAACGGAGCCGATTCACCAAGAGCAAGAAAAGAGAAGTCCTCGTAG
- the xkr9 gene encoding XK-related protein 9, whose amino-acid sequence MLQTNIQYSKLRWLLTILGLVLYVLDIWNDIGLALNYFYEAKYVWSGMTVMFVFTGLLVSQIFSYVWYLDDMDEGEQTIAGMSKGGLAALHVICMGIFIRYYHLLKRGFKEVWKTTSSCTAEQMRHEHHKLFCMATDLSLLKLLEAFLESAPQLLLQLYIILSDKELSVMQCLSLAFSFFSVAWALVDYRRCLRRSLIHIREMPSGLPTTVYLLYKLCTITSHILSYSLLLILSPYITVALTILWLLGTTWAHLLQTNFCSSRGLELLYRAVVGVILVFTFFNVKGQDTKVAMIIYYVFYSIINFMTPLLLALLMPELQTSTFLLPAGGLIFGGSVLGLLCLVLYYLFLHPEGKRQEADEVDGLGVEAETTRTRKVMNFLQP is encoded by the exons ATGCTGCAGACAAACATTCAGTATTCCAAACTGAGATGGCTGTTAACCATTTTGGGGCTTGTCTTGTATGTGCTGGACATCTGGAATGACATTGGACTGGCTCTAAATTATTTTTACGAGGCAAAATATGTTTGGAGTGGAATGACTGTGATGTTTGTCTTCACTGGGCTGCTTGTATCCCAAATCTTCAGTTATGTCTGGTACCTGGATGACATGGATGAGGGAGAACAAACCATAGCAGGCATGTCAAAGGGTGGACTTGCTGCCTTGCATGTCATTTGTATGGGCATTTTCATCAG GTATTATCACCTGCTGAAACGAGGGTTCAAAGAGGTCTGGAAAACAACAAGTTCATGCACAGCGGAACAGATGAGGCATGAGCACCACAAACTGTTCTGCATGGCTACTGATCTGAGCCTGCTCAAGCTGCTTGAGGCTTtcctggagagtgctcctcagCTCCTTTTACAGCTTTACATCATCTTAAGCGACAAAGAGTTGTCAGTAATGCAGT GTCTGTCTCTGGCCTTCTCCTTCTTCAGTGTGGCCTGGGCGCTGGTGGACTATCGCCGCTGCCTGCGCAGATCTCTCATCCACATCAGAGAAATGCCCTCAGGCCTCCCCACAACAGTCTACCTCCTCTACAAACTTTGCACCATCACCAGCCATATTCTCAGCTACAGCCTCCTCCTCATACTCAGCCCCTACATCACAGTAGCTCTCACCATTCTCTGGCTGTTGGGAACAACATGGGCACACTTGCTTCAAACCAACTTCTGTTCATCCCGAGGCCTTGAGCTGCTCTATCGGGCAGTCGTAGGAGTTATCCTCGTATTTACATTTTTCAACGTGAAAGGACAGGACACCAAAGTCGCCATGATCATCTATTACGTTTTCTACTCCATCATAAATTTCATGACTCCACTGTTGTTGGCTTTGTTAATGCCGGAGCTGCAGACAAGTACGTTTTTGCTGCCAGCTGGTGGTTTGATTTTTGGAGGTTCGGTGTTGGGGCTGCTGTGTCTCGTGCTGTACTACCTCTTCCTGCACCCCGAGGGGAAGCGGCAAGAGGCAGATGAGGTGGACGGCCTGGGAGTGGAGGCAGAGACAACAAGAACAAGGAAAGTAATGAACTTTTTACAACCTTGA